Proteins encoded by one window of Acidobacteriota bacterium:
- a CDS encoding nuclear transport factor 2 family protein: MTRKIFNRLLMAALAVVICTGVIAFSFNEGVSAQTDEVKAVTDVMTREALAVEQGDLAALDKIWANTEDVTVFESGHANYGWNDYRNTHLAPELKEFKNTKYSFSDMKVKVDGKTAWATFKYSLTAEMGTRKIESGGLGTAVLEKRDGKWRIVHWHSSAPRRAPAPAASPTPKA, from the coding sequence ATGACGAGAAAAATTTTTAATAGATTGTTGATGGCGGCGTTGGCTGTTGTGATCTGCACGGGAGTTATCGCCTTTAGCTTCAACGAGGGTGTGTCGGCACAAACCGACGAAGTAAAAGCCGTGACGGACGTCATGACGCGCGAAGCTCTGGCGGTCGAACAAGGCGATCTCGCGGCCCTCGATAAGATTTGGGCCAACACCGAGGACGTGACTGTTTTCGAAAGCGGACACGCCAACTACGGTTGGAATGATTACCGCAACACGCATCTCGCCCCCGAACTTAAGGAATTTAAGAACACGAAATACTCGTTCTCCGATATGAAGGTAAAGGTCGATGGCAAAACGGCGTGGGCGACATTTAAGTACAGTCTCACCGCCGAAATGGGAACAAGAAAGATAGAAAGCGGCGGACTTGGCACGGCTGTCTTAGAAAAACGCGATGGCAAATGGCGAATTGTTCATTGGCACTCAAGCGCGCCTCGCCGTGCCCCGGCACCTGCGGCGTCTCCGACTCCTAAAGCGTAA